CTTGTACTCACCTAAGGATATTAAATCATGCTTGAGCCTAGCTTCTGACCGAAGGTCACTACATCTACTAGCCAGTAACTAAACCATGGCCAGGCGCCTGTATCATATCAGCCCAACTAAAACTGAGCCAGTCCAGAGTCCAAtggttcagacttcagagaaACAAACAATAATATTGACCCAATATTGGTtactgaaaaataaaaatgcatgcgCAAATTCATCTAGATAAACACAGAACTTTCATTACAGATCAGAGAAAACATAATGAACTACCTTTGGTATGCTTCTCCCTCCCCTTCCACTTGCAGTTTTGCACAAGAGCCAACTGAAGGAAATGTACATATTCATATCAAGTTGATTCATTACAACATGATATTGTGGTTGCTTCTTCTGTAGTCATGTGTTGATTCATGCCCTAAAAATCCGCAGAGCTACAACCACAGCTTCTTCTCCAATCCACCGAgtagttagtttttttttggcgacGCAGCCAGTACCGTACTACCGTATCATCCTAAAACTGTAAGCTGGACAGCAAGGAACAACCAATCATTCATCAACCATAAAGCTCAAGTCAGGTGCTCCTCAATCCAATCGAACATCTCGTCAGCTTGCAAGCTTGTCATCTCATGGTATCCATAAGCAAGATTAAGCTCCTCCTGTATGTGCTCAGCCCACCGGGAAACCTCCTCCCAGAACCCCCTCTTGACCACTGCATCCTTCCATGGCGTTGCCCGGCCATCCTTCCTCATGTACCCTCTATCATCAACGAACCCTTCCTCACTGAACATCTTCAAAATTCTCTCCGACAATCCGTGGTCCAGCCCTGGTATCCTGTCAGACAGCAGCGTCGGCGTCAGAGGAAGCTCCACGCTCCGGACCTCCTTCACCTCAACGCCATTTCCCCTCAGCATCTTCATATTCCTCTCCACGGATGCCGCCCTCCTATGGTCCTTCGGCATGTGGAGAAACATAGCTGGCGGGTAGCCCGCCGGCGCTCCCGCCGGCCCAAACGCACCTTCAGAGATCATAATCACGACGGCGGCAAGGTTCATCTCGGTTGCGAGCCGAGAGACGAAGTACCCACCGGACGACGCTCCAAGAGCGAACACCGGACGTTCCCCGAGGCCATTCTTGGCGGTCCAAGACTGGATCGCCCGTTTGGTGGCACCCACCTCCTGCTCCAATGACCAGCACTCCTCGTTGCTCGCCACTGCGAGCACCGCGAACCGCCTCCGCAGCGCGCGGGCCGTGATGGCGACGTCCTCCGGCAGCCCgacgcaccccgggcagctctGGGACGGAGGCCAGAAGTTCtccgggcggcagcggcagccgtGGGCGACGAAGAGGACCGCCCTGGCGGGGGCCGCAGGGAGCTCCCAGATGGCGCGGGCGCCGTCGATGGACTCCACCGTCGGGGAGGAGAGCGCTGGCGATTCGCTTGAGCGGACGTCGATTTGGGAGGATGGCGGGGTGGTCTGGGACTGGGAGTAGAGGAGtatgccggcggcggcgagtagGAGGAGTGCCAGGGACGCGAGGGGGGCGCGACTCGGAGCTAGTCGCTTGGGAGCGtgaggtggcggcgacggcttGCTCGGCCGGTGGGTCGTGCCAGCCATCGGCTTCGCCGACTGCCTGCTTCTCTGGAGAGGGGACGGGGAGGAGTCGGGCATGACGAGTGAGATCTCGTCGGCGCGTTTTGTTTGCCATCTCCGAGCACCTGCAACATGGAGGAGAACGGCAGAGTCATCATTCATGGGCTGACAATCTGAAAGGCCGTGCGCAGGCCGAGTATTGACTGAAGGGCCTGATGGCCGAACAGGCCGAGTATTGACTGCCAAACTATACGGGCTGAGTATACTGATTGGGCTTGGCACTGTGACACCGGTCCGGTGCACGTTCGGAGCTTGCCGAAGCTGCAAATGTGCACGAGCTAAGCAAAAAGCTGATTCCCTGAACCGCAACCAAAACCCCCTAGGAAAGGCTAGAATATATCCTTAAGTCATCTGGTCTACCCGAATGTCGTATCCTTTTATGAATCCTTCTACATTTACACGAAGTTACatcaaccccccccccccccccccccccgcccctcGAAATGGGGTGCACAAAAGAAGCGAATAAATAAGAAGGCGCATCCGTGCAAGGAAATTCCCTATGCAAGTACTAGCTCCTGACGTCGAAATGACAACGTCTCCTCTGTTCTCCCCAGAAAACCCGCTAAGCAAAGTTCTACAACTGTAAAATCGATCAAAATGAATCCGATATGTACAAGAAACGTCATAAAGCTCTTCCTCTCCGGTGGGGCAGCTCGAGATGAACCCTCCAAGGCCCGAGGAACACTCCGTCACGACGCGCTTAGCGGCAACGTGCACCGACTTTGGCGGGTATGTCGATGGGAGAAGAAGCCGCGGCCGCGCTCCACCCCTCAATCCTAGAGGCGGCTCCAGGCTTCATCGGGCGCCGTCCGGCCCGCGCAACAACAAAATCGTGCACCGTTTCCGGGCACAGCACGTCCGCCTCCTGCcactcctccccatcgtccTCCGCGGCAGAGCTCGCGCCAGCACTGGAGAGGAATAATAACCCTTGGTCGGAGCGGCAGAACGCGCCGCCACTCGACGAGGAGCTTGCCAGCTCGTGCAGTATCTCCGGGGGCACGAACAGAACCTCTAGATCCCGGTGCTGCTGcaacgacggcggcgccgtgtCAGGCCAGAGGATGTCCGCTTCATGGAATTCGTCCATGGCCGCCTTCCCTCCACCGGGTCTCGATCTGTGTATATGTGTGTGTCCCCGCGGACGGGCACGTCCGGCTTGCTCCGTTATATTCGTTCGTGGAAGGGCACCGCCGCGTCTCGCGGGGCTTGCTCCATTGCTTGTGCTTGGGGATCGACCGAAGTGACGTAGGGGGCACTCTTCCTCCGGTCCTGGTTTTGGAATCTCGGCGAGCGAGATAGCAACCGATGCGATCCGAGCAGGAAGTACGTTACTCGCTGGCTTTAATGCGAGATTGGGCTTTGCCTAAAATGCAACTACTCCACGTGCCGGCTTTTGATTGCCTGTGCGTGCCTGCGATACCAAGCAGCGCATCTAAAAAGTGTTGCACTTCTATCTGAAATCTTGTGTTCATAGAGTAAATCGAACTTTCACTTCTTAATATTTGAAATCATCACCATGAGCTTACTATTCCCGGTCAATATTGCTCATCCAAAGATTCATAATCCCGGATTGTTGACAGTTGACGTGACCAAGGTCAAGCCTAGAAACATTGCTAATGCTAACTCATCTTGTCATGCTCGTTATGGAAGGCCCATTGCTTTTAGAAACATGATCGTTATTCGAATCAGAATGTTGGAGACTGACGAGGGAATGACCCATCGGGTCCTTACCTTCGGTAAGTAATACCTGCTACGGCCTAACAGATGGTCCACTCGGAAGACCACTAGAATCCGTGAAGCCAAACTATCTCAGCTTGCAGCTAAAAATAAGAACAGATAATTAAAGAAACCAAATCAGAGTTTATCTCTAATTGTAAGCGACCCGGACTCTACGCCCGAGACCTAGCCTCCTATACGAGCCGGGGAGGAGATCCTATTCTCTGATAGACGGATTCTCTCTCACCAGAATCTCTCTCTATAGACAGATTTCATCTCTCATACACGTCTCCATGGCAACcttgtaatctctccatcaatacagatcaaacaagcatgacgtaggggtattatcttccgagggccctgaacctgggtaaatcgtgtaccctgtgtccttgttagccgacgagatcgccaacacacaccCGTGCTCTCTCTAGTCAAAAGCCCTCTAGTTTGGATATGCCGAGGTAACCCCTCGTCAGAGACCAAAATCACACATTCAACACATACAGCTTGGTTGGGTTCATGAGTAATCGGAGCGAGCTAGGTTGTAACTAGAATATAAGTCATTCATGCATGATTAAACTAATTAGAAGTCTAAACcatcaaaataaacaaacaatCTTGTAATTCTCTCACCACACAAAATCCATTTGGCAATAATTAGTCAACGATCTCACATATTTGAGCATGGCCATGCCAACAATCTCTATTTGTATACATTCTTAAGGTCACTAATGACCACCGAGAACTGTAAGACCAAGGTGTTGATTTCAAGGATACGAGGTCCAAGGTGTTGATTTCAGGAATTATGAGGTGAAAGTTCAACTTCAACCAGCTCTGCAAACTCAAGGATTCAAACATACTTTATTGGCAGCAGTCAGTCAAAATGCTTGACCGTGTCCAGGCAGGcactcccttttttttatacGTTTTAAGGTCAATAATGATCGGGAATAGTAAGCTCAGGGTGCTAATTTCAGATATTACAATGTGGAGGTTTGATTTTGACCAGCTCTACAAACTCAAGGTTTAAAACAAACTTTACTCTTTCTCCAAATACAGTTTCGTGCTTGATCGCCGGCCCATCCACTTATCTTTTATCTTCTCTAAAAATAATCCAcatttttctctatttttcttctcattttcACTTTTCGTTTGCCAATATGCAACCGCCAAAAAGATGCAAATCtaataaaaaataacaaaaagaCTTTGATCCGTGGTTTTCTTGGCCTCCCAATTCCAGACTGGCTGTCAGATACGAAGACCGCAACTATGTTATTCTTCTGGGCCTCGGAGCCCACAACTAGGTTATTTTATTCTTCTCTACTGGGCCTTCGCGTTTGGCAACCCATTGGGAGCTCCTTTGCAGTTCGGAGCTCCGTAACCAGCATCCTCCATCGCTCACTTCCCACGGACTGTCTTTCGCCAAAACCTTGACCTGGCGAACATAGTCGGCAGACTCTGTTAGAGTTGTATATTTGTATATACGTCTGTGTACGTACGTGTACGGTATTTTATGCCGGTGTAATCTTGTTGTACAAGTTGATCCTATTATATAAAGCATATGCCAACCGGTGGGGCAACCACGGCAAGTAAATCTTTTtaacttggtatcagagctagcCGACCCATCTAGGGTTTTTGCCCGCTCCCGCaattccgccgccgccgtctccaagCGCTGTCACCCTCGTCTCTCTCGAGTGCCGCCGCGCTCTCTCGCGATGACGTCCTCCGCGATACAACTCTTCACCGCCGGCGCGTTGGCCTCGTCCTCCGCTCCCTCCATCCCCACCAGCGCTATCATCTCTGCCCCCACCGGCCACAACACCAACACCATCACGGTTCGCCTTGACCGCACCAACTTCCTCCTCTGGAAGATGCAAGTCGTCCCCAACATTGCCGGCCAGGGGTGGTACGGCTTCTTGGACGGCTCCTGCAAACCACCACCGGCCACAATCACCCAAGGAGCGGGGACTGACGCCGTTTCCAAGGCCAACCCGGACTATGCCTTGTGGTTCTACACTGATCAGCGTGTTCTCAGCATCCTCATCGGCTCCATGACGGAGGAGATCCTTGGCCACCTCGTCAGCCGCACCACCGCGTCGTCCGTGTGGGCGTCCCTCCTGTCCATGTTCTCAGCGCAGAACAGGCAGGGGTGCGCCAGATGCGTCGTCAACTTTCGACGCTGAAGAAGCACGACCTCACAGCCGCCTACTTCCACAAGATGAAGGGGTACGCGGATGCCATGGCAATGGTCGGTGCTCCCATCACTGATGATGAACTGATCGACTACATCGTCGTCGGTCTCGGGCCTCAGTACGAGTCCCTCCAGAACTATTTTACAGTGCTTGGCGCTGCCGGTGCCGACAGTCTCAGTCTGTCGGCCTTCTACTCGATGCTCCTCTGATGCGAGTCGTTAAAGGAGCAGAATGCTCAAGCCCCCGAGTTCTCCACTTCCGCCAATACCatggcgcggcacggcgatgCTCGTGGCGGGGGGCGCCCCTTCGCCGACACCAACGGCGCTCGCTCTGGCGGTCGCCCTTCTGGCCAGCCAGGCGGCGGCCAGAACTCTGGAGCCGGAGGCCAACAGCAGCATCAAGGCCCCCGCGGCAATCGCCCCAACCAGgggggcggtggtggcggcggcgatcgtAACGGTCGCCAGCGGCCGCGCTGCCAAATCTTCAAGTACTGGGGACATGAGGCCCTCCAGTGCAAGAACCGCTTCAACCAATCCTTCCAGTCTGAGGACACTCGCTCCGGCCACTCCGCTGCCTACCAGGAAAGGCAGCCCTGGTTTTTGGACTCCGGCGCCACCGACCATCTCACCAACGACATGGGACGGATGAACGTCCAGGAGTGCTACCCCGGTAAGGACCAAGTGCAAGTCGCCAACGGTGCAGGTTTGTTTATTACGCATGTTGGTCACTCTCATTTACCTGGTTCATTGTCTCCTATTGAACTTAAAAATATCCTACTCGTTCCTGGTCTTAGCAAAAATTTGCTTTCAGTATATCGCCTTGTTTCTGACAATCATATCTTCATCGAgtttcataatattttttttccttgtcaaGGACAAGGTCACGAAGAGAATTCTTCTTTGCGGTAGGAGTCGTGGAGGTCTCTACCCCGTACCGTTCAGTCGTGCCGTAGTATCTGGGCATCATGCGTCTTCCGGTGTTGGGCTGTCGTCTGAGCATTGGCATCAGCGTCTTGGTCATCCTTCAAATAAAGTAGTTCAAACTATTGTTAGTTCCAATAATCTGTCATGTTCCTCAAAAATTGAGTCTTCCGTGTGTGATGTGTGTCAGCGTGCCAAGAGTCACCAATTACCTTATAATTATTCAACTCGTGTTTCTCAGTCTCCTCTTGAGCTTGTTCACACTGATGTTTGGGGTCCTGCTCTACCTTCTTCTAGGGGTTTTAAGTATTATGTCAGTTTCATTGATGATTACAGTCGCTATTCCTGGATTTATTTGATTAAACATAAATCTGATGTTGAGAGTATCTTCTACACTTTTCAAAACCATGTTGAGCATCTTTTGAATGCCAAAATTCGTGTAGTTCAGTCTGACTGGGGTGGTGAGTATCATCGCCTCCATCCTTATTTCGAGTGCATGGGGATTGCCCACCGTGTGTCTTGTCCTCATACGTCTCAACAAAATGGTATCGCCGAACGCAAGCATCGTCATCTTGTCGAGACATGCTTAGCTCTCTTGGCGTATTCTTCGCTGTGGGATGAAGCTTTTCTCATTGCTTGCTATCTTATTAATAGGATGCCCACCCCTGTCATTAACAATGCCACACCAGTTTTTCGGCTTCTCAACACCCCCCCCCTGAGTACTCCTTCCTTCGCACGTCTGGTTGTGCGTGCTGGCCTAGTTTGCATAAGTATAACTCACGTAAGCTCGAGTTTCGTTCCAGGATGTGTGTTTTCCTTGGGTATAGCCCCATGCACAAAGGCTACAAGTGCCTTGATCGTTCCACTGGTCGTATTTACATCTCTCGAGACGTTGTCTTCGATGAGAAGGTGTTTCCTTTCGCCACTCCGGGTGTCGTCGTTGATATCTCTAAACTGCTTCATGTGTCGTTTCTGTCCACTGAACCAGTTACTCAGAGTACCGACACGCATAGTTATGACATTACCTTGTTACCCGCTAATACACCTGGTTCTGTTGTTAGCCCTCCTGTGCATGTTTCTTCTTCGTCATCGGAGGAGCCGATCTACGTTCCGGTGTCGCCTCTGCATGTGTCGGCTCGTGTACCTAGGCCCGTCCCACATGCAGCCGAGCCTTCGGCGCATGCTTCCGCTTCGCGCGGTGTCGGCCCGGCCTCCCGCGATGGCCATCTCGCGCCCGGTCCCTGTCGCCTGGGCGGCAGCCTGCTTCTCTGCCGCCCACGTCCTCCGCTGGACTGGG
The Brachypodium distachyon strain Bd21 chromosome 2, Brachypodium_distachyon_v3.0, whole genome shotgun sequence genome window above contains:
- the LOC100822531 gene encoding uncharacterized protein LOC100822531 is translated as MNDDSAVLLHVAGARRWQTKRADEISLVMPDSSPSPLQRSRQSAKPMAGTTHRPSKPSPPPHAPKRLAPSRAPLASLALLLLAAAGILLYSQSQTTPPSSQIDVRSSESPALSSPTVESIDGARAIWELPAAPARAVLFVAHGCRCRPENFWPPSQSCPGCVGLPEDVAITARALRRRFAVLAVASNEECWSLEQEVGATKRAIQSWTAKNGLGERPVFALGASSGGYFVSRLATEMNLAAVVIMISEGAFGPAGAPAGYPPAMFLHMPKDHRRAASVERNMKMLRGNGVEVKEVRSVELPLTPTLLSDRIPGLDHGLSERILKMFSEEGFVDDRGYMRKDGRATPWKDAVVKRGFWEEVSRWAEHIQEELNLAYGYHEMTSLQADEMFDWIEEHLT